The DNA window CGCGGGCGCGCTAGGTGTCTTGATCCGCAGGGTTGTTGACGCGGGTGATCGGGGGTTTTCCTCCGAGTGCTGTGTGGCACCGGTGATGGTTGTAGGTGTGCGGGAAGTTGTCCAGGGCGGGGGTGCGTTCGGTGTTGCTGGTGTGGGGCCGCAGGTGGGCCCACTCGTCGAGCGGTGTGCGGTTGAAGCGTTCGACCTTGCCGTTGGTCTGGGGCCGGTAGGCACGGGTGAGCTTGCCGGTGGCGCCGAGGAGGCAAGGGCCTGCTTCCAGGCGAAGCTCTTGCGGTAGGGCCAGGCGTTGTCGGTCAGCACCGGCTCGATGCGGTCGATGCCGCGGGTGGCGAAGAAGGCGGCGGCCCGGCGGAGGAAGCCGCGTTGTCCACACTACCGAGGCGGCCCGATCCTCGACCTGGCCCCCTCCACCGTGCATCGCGTCCTGGCCCGACACGGCCTCCACCGCCTGGCCCACCTCGACCGACCCACCGGCCAGGTCATCCGCCGCTACGAGCCCGCCCGACCCGGCGAGCTGGTCCACATCGACGTCAAGAAGCCCGGCCGCATCCCCGACGGAGGCGGCCACAAGGTGCTCGGCCGCCACGCCGGCCGTGCCACCAGGGCCGACGTCGGCTACGACTGCATCCACTCCGCCGTCGACGACCACAGCCGCCTGGCCCACAGCGAGGTCCACGCCGACGAGAAGGCCGACACCTGCGCGTGGTGATCCACTCATGCGTGGGTCCCGTCGATGCCGAGGTGGCCGTAGCCGGTGCACGTGCCGGAGCGGACGTTGTTCGGCCACGTCCTCGCCTCCCGCGCCGCATGTCGCCGAATCCGAGACACCGATCGTCCCGCAGCCAAGCGGCCTGCCATGAGAGGCGGCGCCGAGGCCGGGGTACCGCCGCGCCCGGGCGCCATCGATGCGGGGGTGTCCGGAGCCCGCGCCGTTCGCCTGCTCCCGGGCGGGGCACCGTCCCGGCGTCCGGTCAGCGGGTGGCGAGGAGCTCGAGCGTGTCGATCACGCGGTTCGAGAAGCCCCACTCGTTGTCGTACCACGCGACCACCTTGATGTGGCGGCCGTCGACGCGGGTCAGGGCCGAGTCGAAGATCGACGAGGCGGGATTGCCCGTGATGTCGGACGACACGAGGGGGTCGTCCGAGTACTCGAGGATGCCGGCGAGTGGCCCCTCCGCTGCGGCGCGGTACGCCGCCAGCACGTCGTCGCGCGTCACGTCGCGGGCGACGGTCGTGTTGAGTTCGACGATCGAGCCCACCGGCACCGGTACGCGGATGGAGTCGCCCGAGAGCTTGCCGGCGAGGTTCGGCAGCACCAGGCCGATCGCCTTGGCGGCGCCGGTCGTGGTCGGCACGATGTTGACGCCGGCGGCTCGGGCGCGACGGGCGTCGCGGTGCGGACCGTCCTGGAGGTTCTGCTCCTGCGTGTAGGCGTGCACCGTCGTCATGAACCCGTGTTCGATACCGGCGAGTTCGTCGAGGACCGCGGCCAGCGGCGCGAGCGCGTTGGTGGTGCAGGAGGCGTTCGAGACGATCGTGTGCACGGCCGGGTCGTAGGCGCCGGTGTTGACCCCGAACGCGAGCGTGACGTCGGCGCCGTCCGACGGCGCGCTGACGAGTACCTTCTTCGTGCCCGCGTCGAGGTGGGCCCGGGCGGCCTTGGCCGAGGTGAATCGGCCGGTGGCTTCCAGGACGATGTCGACGCCGAGTTCGGCCCACGGCAACTGCGCCGGTTCGCGCTCGGCCAGCACCGTGATCCGGCGGCCGTCAACGACAAGGACGTCACCGTCGACGGTCACCGGGCGCCCGAGCCGGCCGGCCGTGCTGTCGTAGGCGAGCAGTCGGGCGAGAGCGGCGGGCTCCGTCAGGTCGTTGACGGCGACGATCTCGAGGGCGCTGTCGCGCTCCAGCAGTGCGCGCAGCACATTGCGTCCGATGCGGCCGAATCCGTTGATGGCGATGCGAGTCATGAGTGGCATCCCTTTCCCTTCCACACCAGGCTCGCTCGCGGCAGGTGCCGCTGACAGTGGCGGGATCGCCACGGTTCAAAAGGATCCCGCCACGCGGTGGCGGCCCGGCCGGGTCACTCGCCCCGGGTGAAGGTGCGCCGGTACT is part of the Peterkaempfera bronchialis genome and encodes:
- the gap gene encoding type I glyceraldehyde-3-phosphate dehydrogenase, which gives rise to MTRIAINGFGRIGRNVLRALLERDSALEIVAVNDLTEPAALARLLAYDSTAGRLGRPVTVDGDVLVVDGRRITVLAEREPAQLPWAELGVDIVLEATGRFTSAKAARAHLDAGTKKVLVSAPSDGADVTLAFGVNTGAYDPAVHTIVSNASCTTNALAPLAAVLDELAGIEHGFMTTVHAYTQEQNLQDGPHRDARRARAAGVNIVPTTTGAAKAIGLVLPNLAGKLSGDSIRVPVPVGSIVELNTTVARDVTRDDVLAAYRAAAEGPLAGILEYSDDPLVSSDITGNPASSIFDSALTRVDGRHIKVVAWYDNEWGFSNRVIDTLELLATR